The Seleniivibrio woodruffii genome window below encodes:
- a CDS encoding class I SAM-dependent methyltransferase — MGKMVEFITKLHKKTQRDYIGRMTDDKIHCMDVAKLYGADYWDGDRRYGYGGYRYDGRWKCVAEDLIAAYGLTNDSKILDVGCGKAFILYELKQLLPGCRIAGIDISDYGLANAKEDIRDCLIKHNAADPLPFGDKEFDLVFSVTTLHNLKIYDLKTALSEIERVGRHGYVMVEAYRNSAELFNLECWALTCESFFRPDEWIWLYKEFGYTGDYEFIYFE, encoded by the coding sequence CTACATCGGCAGAATGACTGACGATAAAATTCACTGTATGGACGTTGCAAAACTCTACGGAGCCGACTACTGGGACGGAGACAGGCGATACGGCTACGGCGGCTACAGATATGACGGCCGCTGGAAATGTGTTGCCGAAGACCTTATCGCCGCATACGGACTTACCAACGATTCCAAAATCCTCGATGTGGGCTGCGGAAAAGCATTCATACTTTATGAGCTCAAACAGCTTCTGCCAGGCTGCCGTATCGCTGGAATTGATATATCCGACTACGGGCTGGCAAATGCAAAAGAGGATATCCGCGACTGCCTTATAAAACACAATGCAGCCGACCCTCTTCCTTTCGGCGACAAAGAGTTTGACCTTGTGTTTTCGGTAACCACCCTGCACAATCTGAAGATATATGACCTGAAAACAGCCCTTTCAGAAATAGAACGGGTGGGACGACATGGTTATGTCATGGTGGAAGCATACAGAAACTCGGCAGAACTGTTCAATCTGGAATGCTGGGCGCTGACATGCGAATCCTTTTTCAGACCGGACGAATGGATATGGCTCTACAAAGAGTTCGGATACACCGGTGACTATGAATTTATATATTTCGAGTAA